A genomic region of Verrucomicrobiota bacterium contains the following coding sequences:
- the chrA gene encoding chromate efflux transporter: MTGIAEQNRLRLREVAGLFLKLGTLSFGGPAAHTALMEDEVVRRRQWMTREEFLDLVGMTNLIPGPNSTELAIIIGRRRAGWPGLLVAGAGFILPAVFIVTFFAWMYVRFGALPQVHALLLGVKPVILAVVIQALWRLGNTAIKNCALGLLAAAAAALGFLGVHELVILFGIGLLAVSYFSLKQRWKAGQTLMWSGLAALPMAGAGLPATALAVAAPFTLGAMFLFFLKVGAVLYGSGYVLLAFLQADLVERWHWLTESQLLDAVAVGQFTPGPLFTTATFIGYVLGGLPGATLATLGIFLPAFLFVAISEPFLPRLRKNPSAGAFLDGLNVASLALMLVVTVQLTASTVVDWPSLVLALLAGWLLLRYKVNSVWLVLSGALAGELRWLMGF, translated from the coding sequence ATGACTGGGATTGCTGAGCAAAATCGCCTGCGGTTGCGGGAAGTGGCCGGGTTGTTCCTTAAACTCGGCACGCTTTCTTTTGGCGGACCCGCCGCCCATACCGCGCTCATGGAAGACGAGGTGGTCCGTCGCCGCCAGTGGATGACGCGCGAGGAGTTTTTAGACCTGGTGGGGATGACCAATCTTATCCCGGGCCCCAATTCCACCGAGTTGGCGATTATCATCGGACGCCGTCGCGCGGGCTGGCCCGGGCTGTTGGTGGCGGGGGCCGGTTTTATTCTGCCGGCGGTCTTCATCGTCACTTTTTTCGCCTGGATGTATGTGCGGTTTGGCGCGTTGCCGCAGGTCCATGCGCTGTTGCTGGGGGTGAAGCCGGTCATCCTGGCGGTGGTGATCCAGGCCCTGTGGCGGCTCGGCAATACCGCGATTAAAAACTGTGCCCTCGGTCTCCTGGCCGCTGCCGCAGCGGCCCTGGGTTTTCTGGGGGTACACGAGTTGGTGATTCTGTTTGGCATCGGGTTGTTGGCAGTCAGCTATTTCTCTCTGAAGCAGCGATGGAAGGCGGGGCAAACCCTGATGTGGAGCGGATTGGCGGCACTGCCCATGGCCGGGGCGGGCCTGCCCGCGACCGCTTTGGCCGTCGCCGCGCCGTTTACGCTAGGCGCGATGTTTCTGTTTTTTCTGAAAGTGGGCGCGGTGCTCTACGGCAGCGGGTATGTTTTGCTGGCCTTTCTTCAGGCGGACCTGGTGGAACGTTGGCATTGGCTGACGGAAAGCCAGTTGTTGGATGCGGTGGCGGTGGGGCAATTCACGCCTGGTCCGCTGTTCACCACGGCCACGTTTATCGGGTATGTGCTCGGGGGCTTGCCGGGGGCCACGCTGGCCACGCTGGGGATTTTTTTGCCGGCCTTTCTATTTGTGGCCATCAGTGAGCCTTTCCTGCCGCGTCTGCGCAAGAACCCGAGCGCGGGCGCGTTCCTGGATGGTTTGAACGTGGCTTCGCTGGCATTGATGCTGGTGGTAACGGTGCAATTGACGGCCTCAACCGTGGTGGATTGGCCGAGCCTGGTGCTGGCGTTACTGGCCGGCTGGCTGTTGTTACGTTATAAAGTAAATTCAGTATGGCTGGTTTTGAGCGGGGCTTTGGCGGGTGAATTGCGCTGGCTGATGGGATTTTAA
- the radC gene encoding DNA repair protein RadC, which produces MSEGLMIQDMAPQDRPRERLLKVGAKNLKNEDLLAILLRTGTKGVSALQIAAEILRRYQTLNQLSRASVDELCKIKGIGRDKAITLLAAFTLARNLMGERPAEQLADTPNVVADLLREEMRNEPVETFFVILLNTRRHLIRYERLTQGTLNTLLVHPREVFRAAIAANASAIILAHNHPSGDPSPSDADVRVTRDLIRAGQVLRIDVLDHVIMGLVSPERDRDYVSLRELGHFH; this is translated from the coding sequence ATGAGCGAAGGTTTAATGATACAGGACATGGCGCCGCAGGATCGGCCGCGGGAACGGTTGCTCAAAGTGGGCGCCAAGAACCTGAAGAATGAGGATCTGCTGGCTATTCTGTTGCGCACCGGCACCAAAGGCGTTTCGGCGCTGCAGATCGCCGCGGAAATTCTGCGTCGTTACCAGACGCTCAACCAACTTTCACGCGCCAGTGTGGATGAACTGTGCAAGATCAAAGGCATCGGACGTGACAAGGCCATTACCCTGCTGGCGGCCTTCACCTTGGCGCGCAATCTGATGGGAGAACGACCAGCCGAACAACTCGCCGACACCCCCAACGTCGTGGCCGATTTGCTGCGGGAAGAAATGCGCAATGAACCGGTGGAAACTTTTTTCGTGATCCTGCTCAACACCCGGCGCCATTTGATTCGTTACGAGCGCCTCACGCAGGGGACCTTAAACACGCTGCTGGTGCATCCCCGGGAGGTTTTCCGCGCGGCGATCGCCGCCAATGCCTCGGCCATTATCCTGGCGCATAACCATCCCAGCGGTGACCCCTCACCCTCCGACGCGGACGTGCGGGTAACCCGTGACCTGATACGTGCCGGCCAGGTGCTGCGGATTGATGTGCTGGACCATGTGATTATGGGTCTCGTTTCCCCGGAAAGGGATCGCGACTACGTCTCCCTGCGGGAATTGGGGCATTTTCACTAA